A window of Puntigrus tetrazona isolate hp1 unplaced genomic scaffold, ASM1883169v1 S000000223, whole genome shotgun sequence contains these coding sequences:
- the ube2nb gene encoding ubiquitin-conjugating enzyme E2Nb, translated as MAGLPRRIIKETQRLLAEPVPGIKAEPDEGNARYFHVVIAGPQDSPFEGGTFKLELFLPEEYPMAAPKVRFMTKIYHPNVDKLGRICLDILKDKWSPALQIRTVLLSIQALLSAPNPDDPLANDVAEQWKSNEAQAIETARTWTRLYAGNNIEV; from the exons gAGACACAGCGCTTGTTGGCCGAGCCTGTGCCTGGAATTAAAGCGGAGCCCGATGAGGGAAACGCTCGTTATTTCCATGTGGTGATCGCTGGGCCACAGGATTCGCCCTTTGAGGGGGGGACTTTCAAACTGGAGCTGTTCCTTCCAGAAGAGTATCCCATGGCTGCTCCCAAGGTCCGATTCATGACCAAAATCTACCATCCTAATGTGGATAAACTGGGCAGGATCTGCCTGGACATCCTGAAAG ATAAATGGTCTCCAGCTCTTCAGATCCGTACAGTGCTGCTCTCTATCCAGGCTCTGCTAAGCGCTCCAAACCCTGATGACCCACTGGCTAATGATGTCGCTGAACAGTGGAAGAGCAACGAGGCTCAAGCCATTGAAACAG CCCGAACATGGACCAGGCTTTATGCTGGCAACAATATTGAAGTTTAG